A window from Aliamphritea hakodatensis encodes these proteins:
- the ppa gene encoding inorganic diphosphatase produces the protein MSFEKVPAGNDLPNDINVIIEIPAESSPVKYEIDKDSDAIFVDRFMAAPMFYPANYGYINNTLADDGDALDVLVITPYPVVPGSVIRCRPVGVLNMTDEAGEDAKLVAVPHDKLSKAYKDVQDIEDLPQLQRDRIKHFFENYKGLEEGKWVKVEGWDNADAAKAAIIEAQKAYEASK, from the coding sequence ATGAGCTTTGAAAAAGTCCCTGCTGGTAACGACCTGCCAAATGACATCAACGTAATCATCGAAATTCCGGCTGAAAGCTCACCGGTTAAATACGAAATCGACAAAGATTCTGATGCGATTTTCGTTGACCGTTTCATGGCTGCTCCTATGTTCTACCCGGCGAACTACGGCTACATCAACAACACCCTGGCTGACGACGGTGATGCACTGGACGTACTGGTTATTACCCCTTATCCGGTGGTTCCGGGTTCGGTGATCCGCTGCCGTCCTGTTGGCGTACTGAACATGACTGACGAAGCTGGCGAAGACGCTAAGCTGGTTGCAGTACCGCACGATAAACTGAGCAAGGCTTACAAAGATGTTCAGGACATCGAAGACCTGCCACAGTTGCAACGTGACCGTATCAAGCACTTCTTCGAGAACTACAAAGGTCTGGAAGAAGGTAAGTGGGTTAAAGTTGAAGGCTGGGACAACGCTGATGCGGCTAAAGCTGCCATCATCGAAGCTCAGAAAGCTTACGAAGCCAGCAAGTAA
- a CDS encoding porin: MGLQKQLLPLAVTASIALLSAGAQASAETDALRAQIQALTERLDQLEQQATVATQKAEAAEAKAEAASGKGILSGNENVRVTVSGHVNRGLLYADDGRESETYNVDNDSSSTRLRVIGEADVSDDLTVGSAIEAEFVSNSSFAVNQNNETTDISNGNGINQRRLEVYFDSKRYGKLWLGQGSSASDGTSEVDLSGTDLVGYSSTADIAGAILFRNSDGTLSTTEVGNAFSNFDGQGRGDRIRYDTPTFGNFTVSASVIDGETWDTAVRYAGELDGAKLAAAVAYSEPDSTTVDSQVNGSVSLLLDNGLNFTLAAGERDVKAGDNPAFYYGKVGYQMQLFSHGLTAVSVDYSQNDDLAAQGDEGENYGLQLVQNFDKWSTEGYLGYRNYQLDRAAGNVDDIDAIILGARVKF; this comes from the coding sequence ATGGGATTACAAAAACAATTATTACCGCTTGCAGTGACGGCCAGTATAGCGCTGCTGAGTGCCGGTGCGCAGGCCAGTGCCGAAACAGATGCCCTGCGGGCACAGATTCAGGCGCTGACTGAACGGCTGGATCAGTTAGAACAACAGGCGACGGTGGCAACACAGAAGGCTGAGGCCGCAGAAGCCAAAGCGGAAGCGGCATCCGGAAAGGGCATTCTGTCCGGGAATGAAAACGTGCGGGTGACCGTTTCCGGCCATGTAAACCGTGGGTTGCTGTACGCCGATGATGGCCGGGAGAGTGAAACCTATAACGTGGATAATGACTCATCCTCAACCCGTTTGCGGGTCATTGGTGAGGCAGATGTCTCGGATGATCTGACCGTGGGTTCAGCCATTGAAGCGGAGTTTGTTTCTAACTCAAGCTTTGCGGTGAATCAGAATAATGAGACGACGGATATCAGCAACGGTAATGGTATTAACCAGCGTCGGCTGGAAGTGTATTTCGACAGCAAGCGTTACGGTAAATTATGGCTGGGGCAGGGCTCAAGTGCCTCTGACGGTACCTCTGAAGTAGACCTGTCCGGTACCGATCTGGTGGGCTATTCCAGTACCGCTGATATTGCCGGTGCGATCCTGTTCCGCAACAGCGACGGCACCCTCAGTACTACCGAGGTAGGCAATGCGTTTTCTAACTTCGATGGTCAGGGGCGGGGCGACCGGATTCGCTACGACACACCGACATTCGGTAACTTTACGGTGTCCGCCAGTGTGATTGATGGCGAAACCTGGGATACCGCGGTCCGCTATGCCGGTGAGTTGGACGGTGCAAAGCTGGCCGCTGCCGTTGCGTATTCCGAGCCGGATTCTACCACCGTGGACAGCCAGGTGAACGGGTCAGTTTCATTGTTGCTGGATAACGGCCTGAACTTTACCCTGGCGGCCGGTGAGCGGGATGTGAAGGCGGGTGATAATCCTGCGTTTTACTACGGTAAAGTGGGTTATCAGATGCAACTGTTCTCTCACGGTCTAACCGCCGTGTCAGTGGATTACAGCCAGAACGATGACCTTGCCGCCCAGGGGGATGAAGGTGAGAACTATGGTCTGCAACTGGTACAGAATTTTGATAAGTGGTCTACCGAAGGCTATCTGGGATACCGCAATTATCAGTTAGACCGTGCCGCAGGCAATGTCGATGACATAGACGCCATCATTCTGGGCGCCCGGGTGAAATTTTAA
- a CDS encoding aspartate aminotransferase family protein, which yields MTQELRAAAKEYLVRYGGDSFENIFTHASGCTVRDDSGREILDFTSGQMCATIGHNHPAIIEAVRQCGERAYHMFSGMIPDVVAELGQTLAEDWLPGDLKKSLFINTGSESNEAALRMAKLYTGGFEVIAIGGSWHGVTGAASSVSYASDRRGYGPTIPGVFAIPEPYSYRPHIPGATDDESAMAALELGFKMFDMHSAGAPAAIIVEPIISAGGVIVPPQCYMEGLRKAADERGMLLIFDEAQTAFGRIGEKFGASHFGITPDIMSVSKSLGGGLPFAATITTEAIEQTVHERGFTYYTSHVSDPLPAAAGLAVLRTIVEDNLVERAHTVGNYLRGRLQGLMDKYEEIGDIRGLGLLLGVELVKDRQTKEAYHELGEITTKRCFELGLSMNIRRRKERGSVWRIAPPLTVTEAEIDRAIEILDQALKESLDKIAAKA from the coding sequence ATGACCCAGGAACTGCGCGCTGCAGCCAAGGAATATCTGGTCCGTTACGGCGGTGACAGCTTCGAAAACATTTTCACCCATGCGTCCGGCTGTACCGTACGTGATGATTCCGGCCGTGAAATTCTGGATTTTACCTCCGGACAGATGTGCGCCACCATTGGCCATAATCATCCGGCGATCATTGAAGCCGTTCGCCAGTGTGGCGAACGTGCTTACCATATGTTCAGCGGTATGATCCCGGATGTGGTTGCTGAACTGGGACAGACGCTGGCTGAAGACTGGCTGCCCGGCGACCTGAAAAAATCCCTGTTTATTAATACCGGTTCTGAAAGTAACGAAGCCGCTTTGCGCATGGCTAAGTTATATACCGGTGGCTTTGAAGTTATCGCGATCGGCGGCTCCTGGCATGGGGTAACCGGTGCCGCGTCGAGTGTTTCCTATGCCAGTGACCGGCGTGGCTACGGGCCGACCATTCCTGGCGTGTTTGCCATTCCAGAGCCCTACAGTTACCGGCCGCATATTCCCGGCGCCACGGATGATGAATCTGCCATGGCTGCGCTGGAACTGGGCTTTAAAATGTTTGATATGCACAGTGCTGGTGCGCCGGCGGCGATCATCGTTGAGCCGATTATCAGTGCCGGTGGCGTGATCGTGCCGCCACAGTGCTACATGGAAGGTTTGCGCAAAGCCGCTGACGAACGTGGCATGTTGCTGATCTTTGATGAAGCCCAGACTGCCTTTGGCCGTATCGGTGAGAAATTCGGTGCCAGTCATTTCGGTATTACCCCGGATATCATGAGTGTCTCGAAGAGCCTGGGGGGCGGTTTGCCGTTTGCGGCAACCATTACCACTGAAGCGATTGAACAAACAGTTCATGAGCGTGGTTTCACCTATTACACCAGCCATGTGTCTGACCCTTTGCCGGCAGCTGCCGGTCTGGCAGTGCTGCGTACCATTGTTGAAGATAATCTGGTCGAGCGGGCGCATACGGTGGGTAACTACCTGCGCGGCCGTTTACAGGGGCTGATGGATAAGTACGAGGAGATCGGTGATATCCGTGGTCTGGGTTTGCTGCTGGGAGTTGAGCTGGTGAAAGACCGGCAAACCAAAGAGGCTTACCATGAGCTGGGAGAGATCACCACGAAACGCTGCTTTGAGCTGGGGCTGAGTATGAATATCCGCCGCAGGAAAGAGCGGGGTTCTGTATGGCGAATCGCACCGCCGCTGACGGTGACTGAAGCAGAAATCGACCGGGCGATTGAAATTCTGGATCAGGCCCTGAAGGAAAGCCTCGATAAAATTGCCGCCAAAGCGTAA
- a CDS encoding GntR family transcriptional regulator codes for MKVSFQTKRQLATEELRHAIRIGRYEPGQALRQNDVAADLGLSSTPVREAFSELTAAGLVNYEQHRGARVATMDVARIKQIYTARKIIETQTSKLAFENITEAEIDELHLLAERMAVYAKAGRFEELVKVDEAFHLLIFAASRNEYLVAAVRNLWNSFPRYFMWNIGERIDEAVAEHRRMIELLYARDEAGFLATVSEHLDHSLETILSRIGEDGVLDF; via the coding sequence ATGAAAGTAAGCTTTCAAACCAAGCGTCAGTTAGCAACCGAAGAGTTGCGGCACGCAATACGGATCGGCCGTTATGAGCCCGGACAGGCGCTAAGGCAGAACGACGTTGCGGCGGATTTAGGACTGAGCAGTACGCCGGTAAGAGAAGCATTCAGTGAGCTGACAGCCGCCGGACTGGTGAATTATGAGCAACACCGCGGGGCGCGGGTTGCCACGATGGATGTGGCGCGGATTAAGCAAATTTACACCGCCCGTAAGATCATCGAAACACAGACTTCAAAGCTGGCCTTTGAAAATATTACAGAAGCAGAAATCGATGAATTGCACCTGCTGGCTGAACGCATGGCTGTTTATGCCAAAGCCGGGCGGTTTGAAGAACTGGTTAAAGTTGATGAAGCCTTTCATCTGCTGATTTTTGCCGCCAGCCGTAATGAATATCTGGTGGCTGCTGTACGTAACTTATGGAACAGCTTTCCCCGCTATTTTATGTGGAATATCGGGGAGCGGATTGATGAAGCCGTAGCGGAACACCGGCGGATGATCGAACTGTTATATGCGCGTGACGAAGCAGGGTTTCTGGCGACCGTCAGTGAACATCTGGATCACTCGCTGGAAACTATTCTCAGCAGGATTGGTGAGGATGGTGTTTTAGACTTCTGA
- a CDS encoding ribbon-helix-helix domain-containing protein has product MDTGKTTEKNIRIQTLLAPAVYRRLQQLRHQEDRSESKMAAILIEEALNTRQTKAG; this is encoded by the coding sequence ATGGACACAGGCAAAACCACCGAAAAAAATATCCGTATTCAAACCTTACTGGCACCGGCTGTTTATCGCCGGCTGCAACAGTTGCGTCATCAGGAGGACCGTTCCGAATCCAAAATGGCTGCTATCCTGATTGAAGAAGCACTCAATACACGCCAGACAAAAGCCGGCTAA
- a CDS encoding TolC family outer membrane protein, translating into MAYRYLLAAMILAASPALAAPVGSLDEAISRSVVQNPDVLASWYTFEAAAEEQRAGEGGYYPRVDLNGQIGHEWLDRSNQPEIDYDPWNVRLTLTQMLFDGFATRNDVARLDHLRKVRFYEFRSTSEDVALETVRAYLDTMRFQQLVALAKDNYVQHRSIFADIEERHEAGIARRVDLEQATARLALAEANLLTEATNLHDVTARFQRVVGELPAAQLDVPQLPELLIPDTRGDTLERAYVLSPRLNAAIENVLASHAARKARDAAMMPRLDLRLRGEVEDYTDGIDERREEQAIELLMSYNLYNGGSDAARQRQFDKLVDVAYQLREKACRDVRQDTVIAYNDIGSLRQQERYIARNQAAVADARVAYREQFDIGQRTLLDLLDTENEYFEVRRTYVNTVHNLKLAQARTLAVTGQLLSAYDMAGVEGAKAAQDAIEPRNDLEGRCPPELPEQTTFDKEAIMAGLLTDSRFREIDGNKLAFRMDAKFAFDSAVLVNSYDKDISDAASFLKENPEVVGVIAGHTDYIGTEQYNMGLSQRRAQAVYDRLVNVHGIDPSRLEVVGYGESQPMADNKTSEGRRLNRRVDMVIDKSDKFQL; encoded by the coding sequence ATGGCATATCGCTACTTGCTTGCCGCAATGATACTTGCGGCATCTCCGGCTTTGGCCGCGCCTGTCGGATCACTGGACGAAGCAATATCACGCTCCGTTGTGCAAAATCCGGATGTACTGGCTAGCTGGTATACCTTTGAAGCGGCTGCAGAAGAACAGCGCGCCGGAGAAGGCGGATATTACCCCAGGGTTGATCTGAACGGCCAGATCGGACACGAATGGCTGGACAGAAGTAATCAGCCCGAAATTGATTATGACCCCTGGAATGTAAGATTAACGCTCACTCAAATGTTGTTTGACGGTTTTGCGACCCGTAATGACGTGGCCCGGCTGGATCATTTACGAAAAGTCCGTTTCTATGAGTTTCGCAGCACATCGGAAGACGTAGCGCTGGAAACTGTTCGCGCCTATCTGGATACCATGCGTTTTCAGCAACTGGTAGCGCTGGCGAAAGACAACTATGTTCAGCACCGCAGTATCTTTGCTGATATTGAAGAACGCCATGAGGCGGGGATCGCCCGCCGTGTTGACCTCGAACAGGCCACTGCGCGTCTGGCGCTGGCAGAAGCCAACTTACTGACTGAAGCGACAAACTTACATGATGTTACCGCCCGTTTTCAGCGGGTAGTGGGGGAGCTGCCCGCTGCACAGCTGGATGTCCCTCAACTGCCTGAACTGCTGATACCTGATACCCGTGGGGATACTCTGGAACGGGCCTATGTGCTCAGTCCAAGACTCAATGCGGCGATTGAAAATGTTCTCGCTTCCCATGCAGCCCGAAAGGCACGTGATGCGGCGATGATGCCACGGCTGGATCTGCGGCTGCGGGGCGAGGTTGAAGATTATACCGATGGCATTGATGAACGCCGGGAAGAACAGGCCATTGAGCTGCTGATGAGTTACAACCTGTATAACGGCGGCTCAGATGCCGCCCGGCAGCGCCAGTTTGATAAGCTGGTAGATGTCGCCTATCAGCTGAGAGAGAAAGCATGCCGGGATGTGCGTCAGGATACTGTTATTGCTTATAACGACATAGGCAGTCTGCGACAGCAGGAACGGTATATCGCCCGTAACCAGGCAGCAGTCGCTGATGCCCGCGTAGCCTACCGTGAACAGTTTGATATCGGTCAGCGTACTCTGCTGGACTTACTGGATACCGAAAATGAGTATTTTGAAGTGCGACGTACCTACGTGAATACCGTGCACAACCTCAAGCTTGCTCAGGCGCGCACGTTGGCTGTGACAGGGCAATTACTGTCTGCCTATGATATGGCCGGTGTAGAGGGTGCTAAAGCGGCTCAGGATGCCATTGAACCCCGTAATGATCTTGAGGGCCGTTGCCCGCCGGAGCTGCCGGAACAGACCACCTTCGATAAAGAAGCCATTATGGCAGGTTTACTGACAGACAGCCGGTTCAGGGAAATTGATGGCAATAAACTGGCTTTCCGGATGGATGCTAAGTTTGCCTTCGATTCCGCTGTGCTGGTTAACAGCTACGATAAAGATATCAGTGATGCTGCCAGTTTCCTCAAAGAGAACCCTGAAGTGGTCGGTGTGATCGCGGGGCATACGGATTATATCGGTACCGAACAGTACAATATGGGATTGTCGCAGCGGCGTGCTCAGGCGGTTTATGATCGGCTGGTGAACGTCCACGGCATCGACCCTTCGCGGTTGGAAGTTGTGGGTTACGGAGAGTCGCAACCGATGGCGGATAACAAGACATCCGAAGGACGCCGTCTGAACCGGCGGGTGGATATGGTGATTGATAAGTCAGATAAATTTCAGCTGTAA
- a CDS encoding transglutaminase-like cysteine peptidase, translated as MALKKRLSGLLFFIMSISVPEYVAAQVDIKKLQSVAEQKYGKTASETVTNWQSLLENSSDLSTEEKLFKINNFFNKRVRFESDSQIWQQQDYWATPLETLAKARGDCEDFSIAKYFSLILLGIPEEQLQLTYVNATRNFPGRQISQTHMVVTYFPEDSAPLVLDNLISDIRPSTERSDLKTIFSFNNEGFWVAGQNRLDAPEKRIRRWGDVKARMQAEGLL; from the coding sequence ATGGCATTAAAAAAACGGCTTTCCGGCCTGCTATTTTTTATTATGAGTATTTCTGTTCCTGAATATGTTGCCGCTCAGGTAGACATTAAAAAGCTGCAATCTGTGGCCGAGCAGAAATATGGAAAAACTGCATCAGAAACAGTCACTAACTGGCAGTCATTACTGGAAAACAGTTCAGACCTCAGCACCGAAGAGAAGCTTTTCAAAATTAATAACTTCTTCAATAAACGGGTGCGCTTTGAGTCTGACAGCCAGATATGGCAACAACAGGATTACTGGGCTACACCGCTGGAAACCCTGGCCAAGGCCCGGGGTGACTGCGAAGATTTCTCGATTGCCAAATACTTTTCGTTGATTTTACTGGGCATTCCGGAAGAACAGTTACAGCTCACGTATGTGAATGCCACCCGGAATTTTCCCGGCAGACAAATCAGCCAGACGCATATGGTCGTTACCTATTTCCCTGAAGATTCAGCACCTCTGGTTCTGGATAATCTGATTTCTGATATTCGCCCCAGTACAGAACGCTCTGATTTAAAAACAATTTTTAGTTTTAATAATGAAGGATTCTGGGTCGCAGGCCAGAACAGACTTGATGCACCTGAAAAAAGAATTCGCCGTTGGGGAGATGTAAAAGCACGTATGCAGGCGGAAGGTTTACTTTAA